Proteins from a single region of Oceanispirochaeta sp.:
- the rplA gene encoding 50S ribosomal protein L1 codes for MKKGKNYIAAAAKVEEGRIYDCNEAIELVREVAYAKFDETVECSVKLNIKKNHSVRDTVSLPHQFTAEKKILVFAKGDKAKEALDAGATYVGDDDLVAKIKDGWLDFDVCVATPDMMREVGKLGPVLGRRGLMPNPKTRTVTMDIKGALAELKQGRVEYRADKTGVVHLAVGKVSMGASSIRENVDVFLGDLRKKRPTDVKGDFVKSIALSSTMGPGVKIAVKE; via the coding sequence GTGAAAAAAGGTAAAAATTATATAGCCGCTGCAGCTAAAGTCGAAGAAGGCAGAATCTATGATTGCAACGAAGCGATTGAACTTGTAAGAGAAGTTGCTTATGCAAAATTTGATGAAACCGTCGAATGCTCTGTTAAGCTCAATATTAAAAAGAATCACTCTGTCCGTGATACCGTCAGTCTTCCTCATCAGTTTACAGCTGAAAAAAAGATTCTCGTGTTTGCCAAGGGTGATAAGGCGAAGGAAGCATTGGATGCCGGTGCTACCTATGTTGGTGATGATGACCTTGTTGCCAAGATTAAAGACGGATGGCTTGACTTTGATGTCTGTGTCGCGACTCCCGATATGATGAGGGAGGTCGGTAAGCTCGGTCCTGTTCTCGGTCGTCGAGGCTTGATGCCGAACCCCAAGACCCGGACTGTTACCATGGATATAAAAGGTGCTCTTGCCGAATTGAAGCAGGGACGTGTTGAATATCGTGCAGACAAAACTGGTGTTGTTCACCTTGCTGTTGGAAAAGTCTCTATGGGCGCTTCCAGTATCAGGGAAAATGTCGATGTTTTTCTGGGAGACCTTAGGAAGAAGAGACCTACTGATGTAAAAGGTGATTTTGTAAAATCCATTGCTCTGTCTTCTACCATGGGACCTGGTGTTAAAATAGCGGTCAAGGAGTAA
- the nusG gene encoding transcription termination/antitermination protein NusG — translation MAKGWYVLHTYSGYENKVEKYIRLYMEDGSLSGAVLDVKVPAEDVVEVRNGKKRTVSKKFLPGYVLIEMDLPDRGWKNVCTQIKKIQSVVGFVGYASGSKPQPISHDEAKSILQKTGAIKAERRYQSKQDFAIGEEVRVVEGPFESFSGNIEEVHQEKGKLRVLVGIFGRSTPVEVDFSQVEKI, via the coding sequence ATGGCAAAGGGATGGTACGTGCTTCATACCTACTCGGGGTATGAAAATAAAGTGGAAAAGTATATCCGCCTCTATATGGAAGACGGATCTCTTTCCGGTGCAGTGCTTGATGTAAAAGTACCTGCCGAAGATGTTGTGGAAGTACGCAACGGTAAGAAACGCACTGTGTCTAAAAAATTCCTGCCAGGTTACGTCCTCATTGAGATGGACCTTCCTGATCGCGGGTGGAAAAATGTTTGTACTCAAATAAAGAAGATTCAAAGCGTTGTCGGTTTTGTCGGTTACGCTTCCGGTTCCAAGCCGCAGCCTATCAGTCATGATGAGGCTAAATCTATATTGCAGAAAACAGGTGCTATTAAAGCAGAGCGCCGTTATCAGTCCAAGCAGGATTTTGCGATAGGTGAGGAAGTTCGGGTTGTAGAAGGACCCTTTGAATCTTTTTCCGGAAACATCGAAGAGGTGCATCAGGAAAAAGGTAAGCTGAGAGTTCTGGTCGGAATCTTCGGCAGGAGTACTCCTGTTGAGGTTGACTTCTCTCAGGTTGAAAAGATCTAA
- the rplJ gene encoding 50S ribosomal protein L10 translates to MADKKIQQSKIDAVKALKEQFDGVNSFFFTDYRGLTVEQVTILRAKLREQDAEYHVIKNNLAKIAMQDLGKDGLNDLLVGPTAVALAHDEAGPVAKTILDFGKKTTVTMKGGFLDGAFFDEAAVVAFSKLPTRTELIAKLMATMQAPVQNVAFVLNGVTTKLVRTLAAVAEQKGTE, encoded by the coding sequence ATGGCAGATAAAAAAATACAGCAGAGTAAAATCGACGCCGTTAAAGCTCTGAAAGAGCAATTTGACGGCGTAAATAGCTTCTTCTTTACTGATTACAGGGGTTTGACTGTAGAACAGGTTACAATCCTGAGAGCTAAGCTGCGGGAGCAGGATGCTGAGTATCATGTAATCAAGAACAATCTGGCCAAAATTGCCATGCAGGACCTTGGAAAAGATGGTCTTAATGATTTGCTGGTTGGACCTACTGCGGTAGCTCTGGCCCATGATGAGGCCGGGCCTGTTGCCAAGACAATACTTGATTTTGGTAAAAAAACGACAGTGACCATGAAAGGCGGTTTTCTGGATGGCGCTTTCTTCGATGAAGCTGCTGTTGTGGCTTTTTCAAAGCTGCCTACCCGTACAGAGCTTATTGCCAAGTTGATGGCAACAATGCAGGCTCCTGTTCAGAACGTGGCATTTGTCCTCAATGGTGTTACTACAAAGCTGGTTAGAACCCTGGCAGCCGTTGCAGAACAGAAAGGAACAGAATAA
- the rplL gene encoding 50S ribosomal protein L7/L12, whose amino-acid sequence MTTEEILDAIASMSVMEVSELVKAMEEKFGVTAAAPVAAAAGPAAAAEVVEEQSEFDVILKGFADGKKIGVIKEVRAITGLGLKEAKELVEGADSVVKEAISKEDAAKIKEQLEGAGATIEIK is encoded by the coding sequence ATGACAACTGAAGAAATTCTGGACGCAATTGCAAGCATGTCTGTTATGGAAGTTTCCGAGCTGGTTAAGGCTATGGAAGAGAAATTTGGAGTTACAGCCGCTGCACCCGTTGCCGCTGCTGCTGGACCCGCCGCTGCTGCTGAAGTAGTAGAAGAGCAGTCCGAATTTGACGTAATCCTTAAGGGATTTGCTGACGGTAAGAAAATTGGCGTTATCAAAGAAGTTAGAGCGATTACAGGTCTTGGTTTGAAAGAAGCTAAAGAACTGGTTGAGGGCGCTGATAGTGTCGTTAAAGAAGCCATTTCTAAAGAAGATGCTGCCAAGATTAAAGAACAGCTGGAAGGTGCCGGCGCAACTATTGAAATTAAATAA
- the rpmG gene encoding 50S ribosomal protein L33 gives MAKAKKGAVELIALQCTTCKRRNYTTTKNRRNIQGKLELKKYCKWCKVSTDHKETKIK, from the coding sequence ATGGCAAAAGCAAAGAAAGGGGCAGTAGAACTGATTGCCCTTCAGTGTACGACTTGCAAGAGAAGAAATTATACCACTACAAAAAACAGAAGAAATATCCAGGGAAAGTTGGAACTGAAAAAATATTGTAAATGGTGTAAGGTGTCTACTGATCACAAAGAGACCAAAATTAAATAA
- the secE gene encoding preprotein translocase subunit SecE: MNKVKAFVLVSYGELKKVVWPGRESVTASTKVVLVSTALFAIFFGLVDFVLMKGLFFIF, encoded by the coding sequence ATGAATAAAGTTAAGGCTTTTGTTTTAGTAAGTTATGGAGAGCTTAAAAAGGTAGTTTGGCCAGGTAGGGAATCAGTCACCGCTTCAACAAAAGTTGTGCTTGTTTCTACTGCGTTGTTCGCCATCTTTTTTGGTCTGGTTGATTTTGTCCTTATGAAAGGGCTTTTCTTTATTTTCTAA
- the rplK gene encoding 50S ribosomal protein L11, with translation MAKKKVTAYIKLQVPAGKATPAPPVGPALGPHGVPAPQFVQQFNERTQNYEPGLTIPVVITVFGDRTFTFVIKTPPAAVLLKKAAKLDKGSAEPHKVKVATVTRAQVQEIAKTKMEDLSANDMDAAISIISGTARSMGIKVEG, from the coding sequence ATGGCCAAGAAAAAGGTAACAGCTTATATTAAGCTCCAGGTGCCTGCGGGTAAAGCAACCCCGGCGCCTCCTGTAGGTCCGGCCCTCGGTCCTCATGGTGTTCCTGCTCCTCAGTTTGTTCAGCAGTTTAATGAACGGACTCAGAATTACGAGCCGGGACTCACAATTCCTGTAGTTATTACAGTATTCGGTGACAGAACATTTACTTTTGTTATCAAGACCCCTCCAGCAGCGGTTCTTTTGAAAAAAGCTGCGAAATTGGATAAGGGATCTGCTGAACCTCACAAGGTTAAGGTTGCTACTGTGACCCGTGCTCAGGTTCAGGAGATAGCTAAAACCAAGATGGAAGACTTGAGTGCTAATGACATGGATGCTGCGATTAGCATCATTTCAGGAACCGCCCGTTCAATGGGCATAAAGGTGGAGGGCTAA